The following is a genomic window from Solanum lycopersicum chromosome 6, SLM_r2.1.
TGGATCTCTTCTCATGGCTTCTATGTTGGGAGCTCAAGTGAATCCTGTTGAAAATCCAACACTTTATCTTCATCTTGCTTTCACTGCCACTTTCTTCACCGGGTTATTCGAACTAGCACTTGGATTTTTCAGGTACGTAATGGAACatgttttataatattaaaatagttgatggtaatgaatgttttatttttaggcTGGGATTTATAGTGGATTTTCTATCACATGCAACCATTGTGGGATTTATGGGAGGAGCAGCTACAGTGGTCATACTCCAACAATTAAAAGGAATACTTGGTCTTCAACATTTCACTCATGCCACGGATGTTATCTCTGTCTTACGTTCTGTATTTGCACAAACGCACGCGGTACGTATCGGAGTTAaaagttatttgttttttaataggATTTGAGTAGTGATTCTCCAATACTAGTACGTAGAagttttattattctttatttaaatatatgattgCAGTGGCGATGGGAAAGCGCGGTGCTGGgattttgtttccttttctacTTGATGCTCGCCAAATTTTTGGTAAACTCACTTTTCAGTTCTATTCTATTCAAAAGCACTTTAGACTTTGATTTGAATATGGATTCATTAAGCTCCATCAAACACGGgatgcaataaaaaaaataaaaaataaaaaagcataATTTTGGTCAAAGAAAAAAAggtttcatttttatattttaaaaaatagttagtGTTACTGTATGTATACTAATTAGAGTATGGGATCACTTTGATGCATGCAGAGCCAGAAGAGGCCAAAGCTGTTCTGGGTATCAGCAATGGCGCCATTGACGTCTGTCATATTGGGAACGATTCTCGTTTATATAACGCATGCTGAAAAACACGGTGTTGCTGTGGTAACAATTTTTAATTCTATTAGTTAAGTTATGGTTACATTTTAGGAGCTACATTATCaaatacataacataaataaaacatgaacatGAACAAGAGACTTGTCAATTAGTTATCCGTAGCTGTAGTTTTGGTCGCACTCAATGACAAAAAAACGACAACAAATTAAGTGAGTTCAAATTTGTGTCTGTCATGTCACTCACGGGTAGAGCATTGCGGCTTGTGTAGGGATTATTTTATTCCTTAATAATCCGAAAATGCTCAAAATAATATGTCACCCATTTTGTGGaataatataatgtaatatTACAGATTGGAGAGCTGAAGAAAGGGATAAATCCACCATCAATAATGGATCTGTCGTTTGGATCGAAATATATGACAACGGCTATCAAAACTGGCATAGTCACGGGTGTCATTGCCCTTGCTGTAAGCTGCTTTGTTTCCATCTGCGTTTTTCACTACAAACatacacatattttaaaaagcttattTAAATGGTCTTTTTTAGGAAGGCAATGTTATTCGATAAGTAATAAAAATACTTGTGTACAGGAAGGAATAGCAGTAGGTCGAAGTTTTGCAATGTTCAAGAATTACCATATAGATGGTAACAAAGAGATGATTGCTTTTGGGATGATGAACATTGTTGGCTCATGCACTTCTTGTTACCTCactactggtatactcaaataTCCTTGGGCCGaaagttcatttattttgatttggacTAGCTAGTATCAATGTCACTTGGGCCCATATACCATGTGATTGATTAATCCACAATTTGTCCACTAAAATAAGATATTGGAAAAGAGAACCACACTTACTTGTCAAAATGTTTGATAGCGTATACAAGTTAAACTCGTAGgctgaaaaataaatgaatgtgcGTGCGTGCAGGGCCATTCTCGCGATCAGCAGTGAACTTCAATGCTGGATGCAAAACAGCAGTATCAAACATTGTCATGGCGTTGGCTGTGATGGTGACGTTGCTATTGCTAACGCCATTGTTCCACTTCACTCCTCTCGTCGTGTTGTCATCCATTATTATTGCTGCCATGCTCGGACTCATCGACTATAATGCTGCCATTCATCTCTGGCATGTCGACAAATTCGACTTCCTCGTTTGCATGAGTGCATACATTGGTGTTGTCTTTGGCAACATTGAAATTGGCTTAGTCATGGCTgtaactactactactactacttcCTAATGTATATGTCACTTAAAAGAAGataaagttaaaactttttgtATTGTAAATGCAGGTTGGCTTATCGTTGCTAAGGGTATTACTTTCTGTAGCAAGGCCAAGGACTTTAGTACTTGGTAATATTCCCAATTCTATGATCTACAGAAATGTGGAGCAATATCCAAATACAAACAACGTTCCAGGCGTTCTCATACTTGACATTGGAGCTCCTATTTTCTTCACTAACTCAAGCTATTTAAGAGAGAGGTAATAATTTAACTAATGTATTATATATACTACCAAGTTGTAAGTATACAATACCAACAGTCTCTTTCTACAAATACTAACTATTCGCTAATTCAATTTCCTGTTATAGGATCTCAAGGTGGATTGACGACGAGGAAGACAAGTTAAAATCTTCAGGAGAAACAACTTTGCAGTATGTTATACTTGATATGGGAGGTTAGTTCATTTACATTGTGTCTATTAATTCGAAAAAAGAAAACAGTAAATAACATATGCAGTCGATCAAACTGAATTTCAGCAACACTAACAGCCTAAATTATTTGATGTGCAGCTGTTGGTAACATTGATACAAGTGGAATTAGCATGTTTGAAGAGGTCAAGAAAAATCTTGATAGAAGAGATCTCAAGGTTGGCTTCTTATTCACATGTTTCTTACTATGTTAACCGTAAAGATACGACATTTAGACCTAGCTCAACTCCAAAAGCTAGGACATGAGCAATCTTAAAAGCTAGCTCGTGAGGGAAGGGAAACCAAAGTCCATATAATCAAACCAACAGTCCATTTCCCAACCACCACAGGATTCTAACCACACtatcattatcaaaataaattctactggttatttttttaagtgGCGTGATAGTGCAAAAGTTCTATTACACTGTTACAGTAAAAAAGTTCAACTCCTCTAACATATGGTGTGGTTTTGTGGAATTGCAGCTCGTTTTGGCGAATCCAGGAGCAGAGGTGATGAAGAAGTTGAACAAGTCCAAATTCATAGAAACTTTAGGACAAGAATGGATGTTCCTAACAGTAGGGGAAGCAGTGGAAGCATGCAACTTCATGCTTCATTCCTGCAAACCAATATCTTCAGAAGATGGTTCGCAAAAATGGAGCAACACTGTTTGACttacaaattaattattagtattatagaACAGTGTTTGTTTTAGTGGTTCATGTGTGCATCTTAATTTGTAAAGATGCAGCATATCATAGTTTGGCTTAAAGGAGTCAAGATTTTGCTGCAGTACTCTTCCATAGAATAAACTGGAAGGGGTTCTACTAATCTCCCACATTTTGTAAAATAATGTGCTCCCATTTTAAGAATGATTATTTACCTGCAATGATCTGTAAATGTTCAGTTTTCACTGTAGGATCAATCTTATGTGTATTCAATATCTTTGGCCCCATGCAAGAATTTGTATAAGCTTATGACTAGCATCTGACACTGTTTACACTGAATTGCTTTCGGTTTCACTTTCACATCATAGAGTTCTTTCCTGAGACCAAATAGCCGATTACTTGTAAAGTGTAGCTCGTTCTGCCCCAAAGGCTTAAGAACTTCACCAATGTCTTCCTACCGAGGTGGCTCAAGGGGAGGCTAGTGACTAGCTGCATTGGCATGGGTTATCGCATGGTAAAAGATGTACATTTGCTACAATTACTTAATTAAGTTATCATGCAATAACCTCCTATGTGACTTGGAACATTCACACTAAGATTTcttccttccttttttttttttttgataagggACATTAAGATTTCTTCCTTATCTAGTTGCAACGTGTGCCATGACTATTTTAACTagcaaaaataaattagttttggTATTAATCTATTCTCTGGGAGCCATGTTTTGATTTCCATTTTTGTGAGTTCAATGAAATTACACGTATGATATACTAGTCTCATTGTTATGCCGTAACTCAATATCAGGCATTTAACAGAGACTTCCACATTGGGGAGAAAGGTGAAGAAATAAAGATGGCTAACAATAGACTGTGAACTATGTAGGAGGTGATTGCATTTGGTAACTTATAAAGAGCCAGCTATTACTAAAAAGTAttcttaaacaaaaaaatgatcACCATCAAAAGCACTTCTAAGAGCTTATACCTCTAAGAGGCCCTATAAAATGAAAACTCACAGCAGGTATATCCTGAATCAAAATAACCGTCTTGTTGCATGtcaaaaaattatgtgatttaagatattatatatcCCTACAGGAATTGGGCAAGCCTGAAAATGGTTCATGACATAGCATAACTTCCTATATATCAAGACTTCAAATGCTGGATGAAATAAGGGTAATTTCACTTTACATTATTATTGACAGTTGATTCAAGTCTCTAGCTAAATGCAGATAATCTAGGACAGGCCATATGtcacaacaaaaaaagaaaaagagtgatGATTAGAATAATGTACCTAAATGACATGTGAAACTGTTAGGTATGAACGGTAAGTCTTCACATATATTCAAGGACTATGAACCTTTTCTACATTCAGAAAGATCTTGTACATGAACTGCATTTATATCTTCGGCATGATTTGAAACAAAAGTTTTTGAAAAGGCTCTCTATTTCCTTGGAAAGGAGATGCCCGTGATAAGAAAATCACCGCAATTTTTCCAATGCAGTGTTAGACGATCATCTTCATTGAGCCTTCTTTTTTGGTACTCCGTAAGTATTTAGTTAATTTGCCCCTCATTAATCTCCCCACTGATTCAATCTGCTTGCAGCTCTGTCCCTCATATCCTGGGTCATGATGACCAGATACGGCAACATCAGGATGTAATTTGTCTCCACAATCAATGATAATATTATGAAGTAAACAACAGACGAGGATGATACTGGGGAGTTTCTGTTTATCAGGTCTCCACATAACCTTATTAAGGATTCTCCAACCTCCCTTCAATTGTGAGAAGGCTTTTACTGCAACTGAACTTGCAGTCTCATGCACCGCATTGAAATCTAGCATAGGATCTGAGAGGTCTTCACCTTCATAAGGTGTAATAAGCCATGGAAGAAGAGGGTAACCCAATCCTCCTAGAATGTACTCTCTAACTTCTGCTCCTTCAGACATCATTTTGACATTTCCGTTTAAACGATCACCACTTTCACAGAGTTTATAAAATCCAGAGCACTTGAACAGCCTTGAAGTGGTCATGCCCCCAGGCCATCCTGTCACTATGTCTAAAAAACGCATCTCGCTGTCCACAATACCTTGCAAAAGCATGCTGTAATTGCTTTCCTGATCACACCAATCATCTGAGGTTTGAATAGCAGGAAGAGTCATTATGATGTGAGTTGCATCAATTGCTCCACAACAGTTAGGCAAACCAAATGATTGTTCAAACTCagacttgattatatccatctTACTAGGTTCTGGCCACTTAAGATGGTGCTTTGCACGTTCTTCCAGTGCCTCAATGAATCTCCAGGTAACCTGAGACACAGTGGACTGCCCAACCCCAAATGATGCCCCAACTGAAACTTGGGATTCACCAGAAGCCAATCTTCTCAATGCAATCGCAACTTGCTTCTCAACACTAAGAAGTCTTCCCTCAATGTTTATCAGACCTGAAGGAGGTCTTGAGATAAGGTCCTCCCTTACAAGTGAACATATGTAATCAAAAGTCTTGTTGGAAACACggaaaaaatacttgaaaccTTCCTCTTCATCACTAGGTACACCAGAACCTGCAAGATAAAAAGTATAAGAGTGAGTTAATTCctgcaacaaaaagaaaaaaaataaagatccaAAATGACCTTACAGGAAAAAGTTGCaaagattaaaaagaaataagacgGGTTCCGAGACTGTTGTTACATAAAATATCCTAGCAGACAACTCCATTCTATTGGCATCTCTCAAACTTGCTTATGTGGGAAAACCTTTATCTTTCTAAGGACAAGTGGACAACAACCACATTACAAACctaagaatgattttttttaattattatgctAACTAGAACAATAACAAGACGTTCCGCCTTTGACAATATCTACAACGCCTTGGATTTCACTAGAATAAATTAGACTATTAAGAGAGATCATTTATAACAGGAGTCTTAAGTAACCTCTTCTCTTCCTATTTTAGAGACCTGACTTCAAGTAAATGCAGTAAGTCAATCAATTTAGCTAGTTAGAGTCAACAACATGaataattagattatttttcacaCAACCCTTCAACCTACAGGGAGTGGAGCCATCTTGTCTACAAGGGCTGTCAAAAACAATTCTTTTATGCACATATTCTATATACGTGAATCCCCTTGAATGCTTTGCGAATTTAACAAATAAGGGTTAAAATAACGAACTATATTTGCAGAAATCAGACTTCAAAGCTCCAATCTTGACACTTACCAACACCCCAATCGAATTAATAAGTGAAATGGAATCGAAAAAACaatagaatttgagaaaatgtTGTTAAAGAATGTAAATTTGAGCAGAGAGGGACCTGGGGTTGATGTTTTATTCTTGTGCCAGAAACTATCCCACCAATCGCATTCAGTTCCTTTGTTCTCAGCAGGAACAAtgttgtttttcttgtttttggcTTTGATTTTCTTCAACTTGTTAGAATCTTTCTTGGATTTCTTTAGAGGAGCCATCCACCAATTGTGTTAGCAAACTCTAATGGTTACACCGAAAACTTCCACATACCAACTCTTCCTTCTCAACTTGTTTTGTATCTAAATGGACCTGTTTACTTTCAAAATATCACCCCTCAATTATAGGTGTAGGGCTAAAGTGcttctttaattatattttcgtcAAATCCAGTCCTTCaagtatttaaatttatcaaattttaaatttgctCTTTGtctattcttttttatataataacttAGATTAATATTAatggaaaaattaaattatttaacattAATTTTTCAATTGTTTTTCTCTTCAACTTATTCTTATGCAATAAACCTTAACATTAACGATTCAAAATAAATTCACaaggaaaaaagtaaaaattataatattattgaacgaacaataaaatgaagcatattttattgttattgataaattgattatgcttaattttattataaaaaaagatcTTACttgttaattcaaaatttgtactCTAACAACTTTATTGAAAggaatttgtttattttttcagaattaaaatttataaaatggtAGATTGCAACTTTTTGTATTATTCTATTCATCTTATTTTACGTAGAGAAATGTGAGTAACAAGAATAAATTTAAACCAaatgaaaaatgacttaaagATTTAACCACAAAAAGTTTTGTTAATATAAATCTAAgctatttgtataaaaaaaaaagtggataaagaat
Proteins encoded in this region:
- the LOC101256192 gene encoding sulfate transporter 3.1-like: MGNADNYGYPSLMDNHTTGIHRVEIPPPQPFFKSLKNTLKETLFPDDPLKQFKNQKPLRKFILGVQYLFPIFEWGSRYSFGFFKADLIAGITIASLAIPQGISYAKLGNLPPILGLYSSFIPPLVYALMGSSRDLAVGTVAVGSLLMASMLGAQVNPVENPTLYLHLAFTATFFTGLFELALGFFRLGFIVDFLSHATIVGFMGGAATVVILQQLKGILGLQHFTHATDVISVLRSVFAQTHAWRWESAVLGFCFLFYLMLAKFLSQKRPKLFWVSAMAPLTSVILGTILVYITHAEKHGVAVIGELKKGINPPSIMDLSFGSKYMTTAIKTGIVTGVIALAEGIAVGRSFAMFKNYHIDGNKEMIAFGMMNIVGSCTSCYLTTGPFSRSAVNFNAGCKTAVSNIVMALAVMVTLLLLTPLFHFTPLVVLSSIIIAAMLGLIDYNAAIHLWHVDKFDFLVCMSAYIGVVFGNIEIGLVMAVGLSLLRVLLSVARPRTLVLGNIPNSMIYRNVEQYPNTNNVPGVLILDIGAPIFFTNSSYLRERISRWIDDEEDKLKSSGETTLQYVILDMGAVGNIDTSGISMFEEVKKNLDRRDLKLVLANPGAEVMKKLNKSKFIETLGQEWMFLTVGEAVEACNFMLHSCKPISSEDGSQKWSNTV
- the LOC101255709 gene encoding protein ANTAGONIST OF LIKE HETEROCHROMATIN PROTEIN 1: MAPLKKSKKDSNKLKKIKAKNKKNNIVPAENKGTECDWWDSFWHKNKTSTPGSGVPSDEEEGFKYFFRVSNKTFDYICSLVREDLISRPPSGLINIEGRLLSVEKQVAIALRRLASGESQVSVGASFGVGQSTVSQVTWRFIEALEERAKHHLKWPEPSKMDIIKSEFEQSFGLPNCCGAIDATHIIMTLPAIQTSDDWCDQESNYSMLLQGIVDSEMRFLDIVTGWPGGMTTSRLFKCSGFYKLCESGDRLNGNVKMMSEGAEVREYILGGLGYPLLPWLITPYEGEDLSDPMLDFNAVHETASSVAVKAFSQLKGGWRILNKVMWRPDKQKLPSIILVCCLLHNIIIDCGDKLHPDVAVSGHHDPGYEGQSCKQIESVGRLMRGKLTKYLRSTKKEGSMKMIV